The Dreissena polymorpha isolate Duluth1 chromosome 4, UMN_Dpol_1.0, whole genome shotgun sequence region aatatatacttGCTCCGTCGATGCGCATATCCTTTCAAACAAACAGAGGTTGATATTCACGTTTACATTAATTAATGCCTTGGCTGTGTAACAATTACCAAGACAATACTGTTAATAAGGGAAATAACCATCCTTCACGGCGACGAAATGCGCTAAACTGCATAACTTATATGGGTACAGTTGAAAGGCGCAGATAAGGGGTGAGTATTCTACACAGTTTTGATACTTAATTTCAATAACCAGAAAGCGTTCAGGTTataatattaatgatttaaatgaattgaatacaattttacaatttaatatttgctTATTGTTTTAGCGTCGATCTAacaatttttgtaaattttatgtTGATCTCTCTAATTGTTTACCTGTTCAATAAGAATGTGAaccttttgaaataataatacaatttaattataaCAGCATACAACTGCATATATACTTTAATATTACAGCAGTGGTAGATTCGTTAACTCATGGGCACATATCCATTCAACTATTTAATCATTTACCAACTAGATTTTAACGACCTACTTTACAAACTTCGCATACATGAAGTTCATTTATCGGGACAACGCattaatgtttatgtttcattttatcGTGTCCGTGtataaatatgtgacttgacagAGAGGACTTAATTATCGCATACTCGTAGGAGTAGAAACCCCAATTACAGTATAACTATTTCATGTTCAGgatttattattactttatataCCAATCAGCTTACAAATCAAatgatgaattaaaaaataacataatctattcaataattatatacatattgtttacaTTGTTAAAGGTATAATAGACATTACACCTAATGTCAAAGTATTTCACATATGCTTTCAGGACGGCGTTGATTTTGTTGACGGATACCGCACTCGTTTCTGTCAAATATCGAAGGTATACTTATGTGTAAAGTTATGTTGCTCATTCTGTGTTCTCTGTAAACGTTTTTGCCATCTTTATCCTAGACGCAAGTATCAATATAGAAATTttgctgtgtttttgtttttattttttgccgaGAACATGTAtggattattttatgttattatccATACATAAACTGCTTTTGGCATGACAGTTACTGCCGACGAAAGTTAAATCATGAGCACGCGCCCGCGCATCTATCTGACCCAGAAGATACCGGAAGAATGCGAGGGATGGCGTCTACTCAGGGAATCGTGTGACGTCAAGGTTTACGACGAAATCGAAACTGGTCACATGATAGTACCTCGTGACCAGTTACTGCGGGACGTCCGCGGTGTGGATGCACTTTATTTGGCATTGCCGGTGCAGGTCGATGCGGAACTTCTCGACGCCGCTGGTAAGGGTTAATGCGCTATTAagttaaaattatgttattgattttgttatAATAGTAAGGTACGCTTTCGAATTTACTTTCCCTTTCCCTTAAGTCAGTCAAATAAAAAGAATCCCAAGTACAAACAACAAGCATATCAGCAGGAATATGTACTAAGAGATGTATATCTATCGCAAGGCCCGCAGTTGAAGGTAATAGCTACCAAGTCCGTCGGCTTGAACCACATTGATTTGGCAGAGTGCGCCCGACGGAATATCCCAGTTGGCTATACACCGGATGTGCTTACCGACGCGGTCGCCGAAGCAACTATCGCTCTGACTTTGGCAACAGCTAGAAGACATAAAGAAGGTGATATTATATTCAGTACATTTGGTGTTTATtgtcttttttaataaaatgaccAAATTCCAGATTGCCAAAGGGTAATGTACCGGTACTCGTATTTTACAAAAGCTGTGAAATTTCAGCTGCGCTGCTAGCAGGAGTGTAACCCTATTATATCATGTGGTCCTGAAATTATGTCAAGAGGCCGATCAGTCCGACACAGCACAAGAGCACTAGACtgctaaaaacaaacacacaataacacacacacacaataaataaaactagGGTGATAAGTCATGCGAGTGCAGCGTTTTCGCTACTCGGGCTTATTTTTAAGCAACAAAACACGGAAACAAATAGCAGTTCATGTACAAAAACACTTACTTCATAGAAATAGTGCTTAGTAGTATTAATGTATCACGACTTATATCTAATCTTCGAAATTTTCTGGGTTATTGTGTAAGTGTTAGATCAGATGTCCGatgtaaacatataattatataaattggcTTCTATCACGTTTTAAGGCTGGTTGCAGGTATCCAAGCGGTTCACGGCGGCCAGTGGGGCAAAACCTGGGAAAGTTCTCTGTACCTCTGTGGCAAGGACATCTGCAACTCAGTCGTCGGCATTGTCGGCCTCGGGCGCATAGGACTCGGCGTTGCCAAGCGACTGCGCGCGTTCGGGATAAGTCGTCTGCTGTACTGCGGGCGCGCATCAAAACCGCATGCAGCAGAGGTGAATGGTGAATATGTTTCGTTCGATGAACTATTGAAAATGTCCGATTTTGTTATTGCGTGTTGCTCAATCACCCCGGAGAACCATCATTTATTTAACGCGGATGCGTTTGGAAAGATGAAGAAATCGGCCATTTTTATCAACGCGTCACGTGGTATCCTTGTTGACCAAGATGCGCTCTACGTTGCGCTTGCTTCCGGACAGATTTTTGCAGCGGGCCTGGACGTTACGACTCCTGAACCACTTCCGCCGGACCACAGACTGCTGACGCTACCAAACTGCACTGTACACCCACACCTGGGTAGCGCTACTGTTACGGCCCGGCACGCTATGGCGGACCTGTCTGCTCGCAATGCATTGGCCGGTTTGAGAGGAGAGCCACTTCCTGCGCCCGTTCCGCTGATCTGATGGAACACAAATATTCTtctgtttaaaaatgtttgattAAACAATCATGCTTGTTTAAGTGTTGTTTATTGGTCAATTGATAACGATTTACATCGGACTTGTTGCAATCGCATATCAATGTCTTAGAACGACAACGAGTTGTTTTTTACTATTCAACAACTATAATAGGAACATGCGTTCGATAATAGCATGGTCAGACAAACCGATGGAACTGATATCAGACTCACGTTAAGGGCTACTACGCGGAACTCATGTACTAGTACTTGCTCTTTGTTAGCTGGTAGTTTTTCAATTGGGTTCGTTGTCGTAAAGAATAAAAAAATCGTTGTCTAAAAATCAGTTAATGTTATGTTACAAAACGTGTCTAAAGTGCTACGTAATCTATACGTATAATCAATGTGTATGTACTTATAATAAATAGATCATACGATTAGAACTAATTGGAATGAATACTATGTGTAGTATCCATATATGAAATATGTATGATGGATAACGTAGACCCCGCTATAGATGCAGTATTTCTTTGATTATAATACTAGTCTTTGTATCCTTTAAAATTGGCGCACAACGTTGGTCGTCTACCGTACGGTAGCTCCCGTTAAAAAGGCAAACGTCCCAAAATATTGATTTCAGTAATCGTTTATCGCTAATTGTCGatcttttgttttaatataaatgagTCTCGTATCAAATTTCGTATACGGTATGTACTACACACACGAATCTTCACCCTTTTTAAAGCGCTTTCAATGTTTATTAAGCGTTTGTTTAGGCTGTTGGTCTTCACAACACTAACGTCTTATTTGACCAAAACAGTATGTTAAGTAAAAGTGATCTTAGTTTAATTATTATCTGGATGTTAAATCAACAGTGTTGGTGCCGCATGTTGCTTGCCTAAACTTCTACATTATAACGGCCTTTTTTATGTTTGTATGTGACCTACAACAGCTACTGTAATATCGGACTTCAACATGGAGACCATCAATGAGGAAATCTCCGTCCCTTATGTTGAGAAGTTGTGTGCCCAGTGCCTGGACGAGATTCCCAACATTCGAACCGCCACTGGATTCTGTCGCCAGTGCAAAGAGTTTATCTGCAGCGACCCATGTCTCCGGCAGCACGCCAAGTTTCGCCTCACAAAAACACATCGATTTGTTCTGGACGACGGGTTGAAGGCTTTTTTGAAGAATTTTCAAAATGTTGGGGAGGCGTCGCTGCAAAATAAGGAGTCTGAATCAGCGGACGAATCCCGCGAATCTAAAAGAGTTCCAACCATCCTTCAAGCGGTGTTGAGGACGGAATATAACTTCCGGGCGGATATTGATCGAGAAATATGCAGCGTACACGCGTCTGCTGTTATTGCAAGCGGTCATATTGTACTTGTGGATCTTAAAAACAGTAACATCAAACTATTCAATCCGGAAATTCGAAAATGCATGtctgtgttaaaatttgaaggtGGTCCTCGAGACCTTTGCGTATCCAATAAAAATCCGAATGAAGTTTACGTCGCGAAAAAGGGAGTGCGCGGTATACATCACGTGACTTCAACCCGGGGCGTGTTGGCCATTAAGGAAACCATAGGAACGGAAGGGGAGTGTTCCGGCATCGCATGCATTAAGGACGGTCTTGCTGTGACAACCACCGTCAACAAGACGTACTATGGGCAGCAAGAGCTGCGTTTACTGGAATATCGCGGCCGAGTGAAGAGAAGGTTTAGTGCCGACAAGTATAAACAGATTGCATACAATATGCCATGGTACTTGTGCTCAAACATGGACGGTCAAAGGGTTCTCATGTCAGACTTCGGTAACCACACTATCACGTGCGTTGACATAGACGGTGACGTCATATTTGTGTTCAAGGACCCCGCATTGTTGAGACCAGCATCCCTTGCTAGCGACGCAAATTTCGACATTTTTGCTGTAAGCCAACGCGGACATTGCGTGCACCATATTTCGCAGGATGGCGCAAAAAAGGGCGTGATATACTCCGAGAAAATGATGGAGTTCCCTGGAGGAATAGCGTTTGATTACACGGTGACGTCGCGGTTCTATTTGCAGTGCACTGGCTGGTCTGACACCATTCAGGTGTTCGATCTGGTAACTGATAGGGATCCATAGATCCGTTGACCTTGGTGATCAGCCGCTACTCTGAGCCTAAGCCGAGAGGTGTCGCCCTGCACCATTTCATTTGCACTGTTAAGAACctgtcgtgtcgcgttttttgtAACGTTTACCTTTAAATAGTTATCACCGGTATATAgtatattcaaaataatattggGAACCATCTTACTCCTTTCTAAAATGGGAATGTCGTCAAGAAATACCCCAACAAATACGCCCATATCGACCGAATGTTGGCTGTAGGATGTCAGTACCTAAACGTAAGCCGATGAAGGGCAGATATAGACCaattatgtatttctttttaatgattgacaaaaataagttgtattttgTTGTATGAATTCATGTAAATTAAATGAGTTTTAAAGCGTTctgatacatacatgtatttcctaTATATATCAGAACTTAGATGTGAGACTACTAGAATGTTGCATAATAGACTATTACTAGTGAGAGAATAATCATAATATAGTTCTCGACTTGTGTGATcagaacataacaaaacaatgttttattcgttttcgtagatttacatgtacatacatcttCAATAACAATGACAAGCATGGAAATTAAGTGCATGTGGTTACATGTTGTAAAATATTAGTACTTAAATCTGAAATCACACGAATGCACAGACCGGGTACTACATTTAGTTCACCAAATCTTTGAAACTGGCATCAATATACATGTTCGAGTGGGTTTGGCGTTCATTTGGACAACTAAATGGCACTAAATGATTATTCGAGCTAAGACTATTTCATCGGTTTGTACATGCATTTGAGGCATTTGTATGCTATCATTTGCACCGGACTGCTTGATCACAGCGACACATGATAACTGCGTATGTTCTCAAGTGCATTCGTTCGACGTGCAGTTCGCTCTGAAATTCTATTGTCATTCCGATAAGCTTCTCTTTGTTGACTACCAGAAGCCAGATTCCCATTATATACTGCCGCTCTCGGTTTCCGGACCACCCAACTCCCCGGATGTGTAAGGTACGGACCAGTTCGATCTACTTTCGGCAATGACGCTTAAATATGGCGGCGGGTCAGTGGAACAGTGGATATTGTTTTGTCGACTGTCATTTGCGCCAGATGCGTGAATTCTGATTCCGTTGGTTGACCGGATGCTCTCCGTGCGGTGCAGCGTGGATCCCGGAAGCGGAGTCACCGGGCTTTCGGCGCTGGGAGGGCCTTCGTATTGAGGTGGAAGTTCTGAATAAGGCGGTGGCTTTGGGAAAGCTCGCCGTCGGGATATTTCTGGAACAAGCATATAATGCATGGTTTAGCTCGAATGTTGGCTTCTATCCGATGAAGTGCGACAAGTATACGGGTCTTAATTAAGACTGAAAACCAAACACGACAAATGATTCAAGGTCTCTGATGTATGAATTTGGTTGGAAATTTTACATGCCGTAATTCGCCATGTCCGCCATATGATAAACAAATAAAGAATATCCCAGTGAGAGCAGTTAAAACAAATTAGACTCTAGGATTAGGAGTTAGATCCCCAAATACATGAACAATAACTTAAATTTCTCTGATTCATTCCGACGCTTGCAATCTGGGGCTAATATTGACAGATGCATTATTTCTTACATATTATTTCTTAGCTAGACCTATAGAAATTTAAACGTAGAACCATGCATTTAACGCAAGGTACCCGATTTGTAAGTTTATTCGTAAGCCATTAAACTTGTATGCAGAAAATGTTTGTCGACATTACAATAAGTATAAAATGCGAATACGAATTACGGTCAAACTCGTGGACAGAGGAACAAAAATAACACCAGCGTTGCTCCAGCCTAGACTGCGTATCCGCTCAATGGttcagtagctaccctgtccgcaaATGAGACAACGAAACCTTCTATTACTTGGCTAGGATGAGGATACGCTGGCTGAATATGACACATTTTCGCATCACGCGGTTTATAGGTGTATCATATAATTATATGCAAACCGTACCTCGTTCTTGATGTATTGTCGTCCGGTGTCTTGGGCTGATACGCACGACTCGGTTCTTGTTTTTGCTCGTGATGCAAATAATGAGCGCCGCAGCGACCGCGATCACCAGCACGCCCGCGATGATACAGATAATCACCAGCGAGCTCTCCGTCAGGCTGCAACCAACAAACGGTGTAGCATGAGTCGTCATATGTAAGAGCtaattacttttaataaatgCTGCCATTTAAGTCTTAAGAAATTAAAACACCACTACCTACATGCTTTAATAAACATATACTTTGCATAAAGTTTTTCTTACAGTTAAACTGTACAAAATATGAGaagatatttgatttaaaatagtcATTTTAATTGTGCATGTCGACGGTTTTTATCCCTTAATATAGAAATTGCATATCCCTTCTTTTAATGCatatatgtggctgggaacgagattttgacccatctggtcaaaaaatgacttttttagtTATTATTTACATAGTAACAATGTTATTTTGATTGAattgttacaaaaaaatatacaGTGCCAAACATATTTTGTCGACACTTGCGCACAGTTGCCTTCAAACTCGCCCCCCAAAAAATCAATATATTCCATGAGAATTTTATAACTGATTTTCCCGTTTTCGATGGTACGTCCAGTTTGCGATCGTGCGCAACTGCATAAGCGTATATTTATAGCGTTGCCACGCCTACACTTCATTCGCTACGATTTAACTACTACCACTGATTTTCCCGCGCCCGCGTAGTGTTCCcgttaacattttttaatttcattaaataaatgattaaattagCGTTTATAAATACTAAAATACAGGAAATATATGTGAAGTAAAAGTTTAATAGTACATACTTTTTAAAAGACAAGCTTTttaaaatgcatacattattaACCGCCGATTGCATCAGTAATAAGAATTGCattactttttgacgatgctggaacagcagcgtccaaggtttgataaccagtaaaaaaattcttcacaatggcaacctatgtaaaagaccgagccagtacgattgagataactcgatttttcagttacttcccttggcattcgccactacgtaggagattgctcgttgattttcattgataacattctcctagcagagttgtcgttcgtgttgataaaggtaaatattaatagaacagcatatc contains the following coding sequences:
- the LOC127876951 gene encoding glyoxylate reductase/hydroxypyruvate reductase-like, whose protein sequence is MSTRPRIYLTQKIPEECEGWRLLRESCDVKVYDEIETGHMIVPRDQLLRDVRGVDALYLALPVQVDAELLDAAGPQLKVIATKSVGLNHIDLAECARRNIPVGYTPDVLTDAVAEATIALTLATARRHKEGIQAVHGGQWGKTWESSLYLCGKDICNSVVGIVGLGRIGLGVAKRLRAFGISRLLYCGRASKPHAAEVNGEYVSFDELLKMSDFVIACCSITPENHHLFNADAFGKMKKSAIFINASRGILVDQDALYVALASGQIFAAGLDVTTPEPLPPDHRLLTLPNCTVHPHLGSATVTARHAMADLSARNALAGLRGEPLPAPVPLI